A single genomic interval of Methyloceanibacter caenitepidi harbors:
- the rsmH gene encoding 16S rRNA (cytosine(1402)-N(4))-methyltransferase RsmH, whose protein sequence is MMTDRGRPSSVAGGLVRHIPVLLSEVLTALAPEDGDIIIDGTFGAGGYSRAILDAADCRLFAIDRDAEALSNAPALASDFPDRFEAVLGRYSDMESLTAENGIETADGIVLDIGVSSMQLDQAERGFSFAKDGPLDMRMGADGISAADVVNTFEEAQIAEIIYVFGEERRSRAIAKAIVKARAEAPITRTGTLADIVAGVLGRGKDHTKHPATRTFQALRLYVNAELEELAAGLSAAERLLRPGGRLVVVTFHSLEDRIAKRFFASRSAPPQKGSRHLPDSEGKEFLPSFQLLNRRPVEPSEQEVRSNPRARSARLRAGRRTEAPAKKPDFAGLGVPELRRTGGA, encoded by the coding sequence ATGATGACGGACCGCGGCAGGCCATCGTCTGTCGCTGGCGGACTGGTCCGTCACATTCCCGTGTTGCTTTCCGAGGTTCTGACGGCGCTCGCGCCTGAAGACGGCGACATCATCATCGACGGCACGTTTGGAGCGGGCGGCTATTCGAGAGCCATTCTCGATGCGGCCGACTGCCGTCTATTCGCGATCGACCGAGATGCAGAGGCGCTATCGAACGCGCCCGCGCTTGCGTCGGATTTCCCGGATCGCTTCGAGGCCGTGCTCGGCCGGTATAGCGACATGGAGAGCCTTACGGCCGAAAACGGCATCGAGACTGCAGACGGCATTGTGCTCGATATCGGAGTTTCTTCCATGCAGCTCGACCAGGCTGAACGCGGCTTCTCCTTCGCCAAAGACGGTCCGCTCGACATGCGCATGGGAGCGGACGGGATCTCGGCGGCCGATGTGGTCAATACCTTCGAAGAAGCCCAGATTGCTGAAATAATTTATGTTTTCGGAGAAGAACGCCGCTCGCGCGCCATCGCCAAGGCCATCGTGAAGGCTCGCGCCGAAGCGCCGATCACCCGGACCGGCACGCTGGCCGACATTGTGGCTGGTGTCCTCGGCCGCGGCAAGGACCACACGAAGCACCCGGCCACGCGCACGTTTCAGGCGCTTCGGCTCTATGTGAACGCTGAATTGGAAGAACTCGCCGCGGGGCTCAGCGCCGCCGAACGACTGTTGAGACCCGGCGGACGCTTGGTGGTGGTGACGTTTCATTCACTGGAAGACCGGATCGCGAAGCGTTTCTTCGCCAGCCGCAGCGCCCCGCCCCAAAAAGGGTCCCGGCATCTACCCGACAGCGAAGGCAAAGAATTTTTGCCAAGCTTCCAGCTTCTTAACCGTCGGCCCGTAGAACCGAGTGAGCAAGAGGTCCGAAGCAACCCCCGGGCCCGGTCGGCTCGGCTTAGGGCAGGGCGCCGGACCGAGGCGCCGGCCAAAAAACCGGACTTTGCTGGGCTTGGGGTGCCCGAACTGCGCCGAACGGGGGGCGCTTGA
- the ftsL gene encoding cell division protein FtsL yields the protein MLRFVNICLVLGLAALATVIYQVKYEARSLDEKIVLLERQIEDERDSLAVARAEWSLLNSPERIERLAKKYLELNPANPQQIVILDEVTENDFARVRKLAQSAKTGDAKAANYKAAN from the coding sequence ATGTTGCGTTTTGTGAATATCTGCCTGGTCCTTGGCCTCGCCGCCTTGGCGACCGTGATCTACCAAGTCAAATACGAGGCCCGGAGTCTCGACGAGAAGATCGTTCTGCTCGAGCGGCAGATCGAGGACGAGCGCGACTCTCTTGCTGTGGCGCGGGCCGAATGGAGCCTGCTCAACAGCCCTGAACGCATCGAGCGTCTCGCCAAGAAATATCTCGAACTCAATCCTGCCAATCCGCAGCAGATCGTCATTCTGGACGAAGTCACCGAGAACGACTTCGCGCGGGTCCGCAAGTTGGCGCAGTCTGCCAAGACGGGTGATGCCAAAGCCGCAAACTACAAGGCGGCAAACTAG
- a CDS encoding peptidoglycan D,D-transpeptidase FtsI family protein, which yields MAQPENQTPTPAEARAARVYHARCRTRFRLACLGFALAFVLIGGRLVSLGLAGSGPGRGGAYDISTTIHRPDILDRNGQLLATDIRGATLFADPKRILDADEVVNGVASVLPDINRAKLRKQLAGSGRFVRIARELAPSQQQRVHDLGLPGLGFIQEYRRFYPVGPTASHVVGLVDVDNRGLGGIEKFIDNNPQLTMMNPQTESGGETVAVSLDVGAQHVLREELANAMTLYEAKAASGIVMDVRTGEVVALASLPDFNPHRREEALDKNRINRVGFGVYELGSVFKAITVAGILDSGLANVNSVYDATSPIYFGRFSISDFHGKRRPLTVTEAFIYSSNIASAKMAMHMGVPAHQAFLKKLGLLDPVVTELGPSAAPIVPKHWKKLNTMTIAFGHGLSVTPLQLAAATVPLMNGGLAIPPTFLPRTREEALAVSKRVVSPETSAAMVKLMRENVLRGSGKRANAEGYRVGGKTGTAEKVVNGRYARHSLLNSFLSVFPTDDPQYVVLVTLDEPQRVEATNWNSTAGVNAAPTVGKIVARIAPILGVQPRLDETASRFDAKTSATY from the coding sequence ATGGCACAGCCCGAAAACCAGACTCCAACCCCAGCCGAAGCGCGCGCGGCGCGCGTCTATCACGCGCGCTGCCGTACCCGGTTCCGGCTGGCCTGCCTGGGCTTCGCCTTGGCGTTCGTCTTGATCGGCGGACGTCTTGTATCTCTCGGGCTTGCCGGCAGTGGGCCTGGACGAGGCGGCGCCTACGATATCTCGACCACCATCCATCGCCCCGACATCCTCGACCGCAACGGGCAATTGCTCGCGACCGACATTCGTGGCGCCACGCTCTTCGCCGATCCCAAGCGCATCCTCGATGCCGACGAAGTCGTGAACGGCGTAGCGAGCGTGCTCCCGGACATCAACCGGGCCAAGCTCCGCAAGCAACTCGCGGGAAGCGGGCGTTTTGTGCGTATCGCCCGTGAGTTGGCGCCCAGCCAGCAGCAGCGTGTGCACGACCTCGGGCTGCCGGGCCTCGGCTTCATCCAGGAGTACCGCCGCTTCTACCCGGTCGGGCCGACCGCCAGTCATGTCGTGGGGCTGGTCGACGTGGACAACCGAGGTCTCGGGGGCATCGAGAAGTTCATCGACAACAACCCGCAGCTGACGATGATGAACCCGCAAACCGAGTCGGGTGGCGAGACCGTGGCGGTGTCGCTCGACGTCGGCGCGCAGCACGTCCTGCGGGAAGAGCTCGCCAATGCGATGACGCTCTATGAGGCCAAAGCCGCGTCGGGCATCGTCATGGACGTGCGTACCGGAGAGGTCGTCGCCCTCGCGTCGCTGCCCGATTTCAATCCCCATCGCCGCGAGGAGGCGCTGGACAAGAACAGGATCAACCGCGTCGGCTTCGGCGTCTACGAATTGGGCTCGGTCTTCAAGGCCATCACAGTCGCGGGCATCCTCGATTCCGGTCTGGCGAACGTCAATTCCGTCTACGACGCTACGAGCCCCATCTATTTCGGCCGCTTCTCGATCAGCGACTTCCATGGCAAGCGCCGCCCGCTCACCGTGACCGAGGCCTTCATCTACTCCTCGAACATCGCTTCGGCGAAAATGGCAATGCATATGGGCGTGCCGGCCCATCAAGCTTTTCTCAAGAAGCTCGGTCTCCTCGATCCCGTCGTTACGGAGCTTGGACCCAGCGCCGCGCCGATCGTGCCCAAGCATTGGAAGAAGCTGAACACGATGACGATCGCCTTCGGGCACGGGCTCTCTGTGACGCCGCTTCAGCTGGCGGCGGCGACCGTGCCGCTCATGAATGGCGGCCTTGCCATTCCGCCTACGTTCCTGCCGCGTACCCGCGAGGAGGCCTTGGCCGTCTCGAAACGTGTGGTCTCGCCGGAAACCAGCGCGGCGATGGTGAAGCTGATGCGAGAGAATGTGCTGCGCGGTTCGGGCAAGCGGGCAAATGCGGAAGGCTACCGCGTGGGCGGCAAGACCGGGACGGCGGAGAAGGTGGTCAACGGGCGCTATGCGCGCCACTCGCTGCTGAACAGTTTCCTATCCGTCTTCCCGACCGACGATCCGCAATACGTGGTTCTCGTGACCTTGGACGAGCCGCAGCGTGTGGAAGCCACGAACTGGAATTCCACGGCCGGCGTGAACGCGGCCCCGACCGTCGGGAAGATTGTGGCGCGGATCGCACCGATCCTCGGGGTGCAGCCCAGGCTCGACGAGACCGCCTCGCGGTTTGACGCCAAGACGTCGGCCACCTATTAG
- a CDS encoding UDP-N-acetylmuramoyl-L-alanyl-D-glutamate--2,6-diaminopimelate ligase yields MTLGELVGPEAKLSAAVAALPIAGIAADSRQVKPGFLFAALSGVNTDGARFAADAVARGAVAVLASEPMDVGAPVIAVPDPRRTLALIAARFFGAQPETTVAVTGTNGKTSVAAFTRQLWSNAGHAAASLGTVGVVSPSGTKVLRHTTPDPIELHGLLAGLVAEGVTHLALEASSHGLQQRRLDGVVLKAGAFTNISRDHLDYHASFEDYFAQKLRLFTELLQPGATAVIDMDSVESTRVADAAKERGLTVFGVGRAGETLRLVSAEIEGFAQRLEIEHAGKTYTVLLPLVGEFQASNALVAAGLVIATGASADEVLPRLEHLQGATGRLELAGTSHYGAPIFIDYAHTPDALSKALDSLRPYADNRLFVVFGCGGDRDRGKRPQMGAAAAAKSDVVIVTDDNPRSEDPAAIRDEILVAVPGGREIGDRATAISEAIRMIRAGDVLLVAGKGHETGQTVGTTVIPFSDHDAVAAALTKGAQLG; encoded by the coding sequence ATGACCCTCGGTGAATTGGTAGGACCGGAGGCGAAGTTGAGCGCGGCGGTTGCGGCGCTGCCGATTGCAGGCATTGCCGCCGACAGCCGGCAGGTGAAGCCGGGCTTCCTGTTCGCAGCCTTGTCTGGGGTCAATACGGACGGGGCCCGCTTTGCGGCCGACGCCGTGGCGCGGGGCGCTGTCGCCGTCTTGGCATCCGAACCGATGGATGTGGGCGCGCCCGTCATCGCTGTTCCCGATCCCCGCCGAACCCTTGCATTGATCGCCGCGCGCTTCTTCGGCGCTCAGCCCGAGACGACGGTGGCCGTCACAGGCACCAACGGCAAGACGTCTGTCGCGGCCTTCACGCGCCAGCTTTGGAGCAATGCGGGCCATGCGGCGGCAAGCCTCGGCACGGTCGGTGTCGTGTCGCCGTCAGGCACCAAGGTGTTGCGGCACACCACCCCCGATCCCATCGAACTGCACGGCCTTCTCGCCGGCCTCGTTGCCGAAGGCGTAACCCATCTGGCGCTGGAGGCCTCCAGTCACGGCTTGCAGCAACGGCGTCTCGATGGCGTCGTCTTGAAGGCGGGGGCATTCACCAACATCTCGCGCGACCATTTGGACTATCACGCAAGCTTCGAAGATTACTTCGCGCAGAAGCTGCGTCTGTTCACCGAGCTGCTACAGCCTGGCGCGACGGCGGTCATCGATATGGACAGCGTGGAGAGCACGCGTGTCGCCGATGCCGCCAAGGAGCGGGGCCTCACTGTTTTCGGCGTGGGGCGGGCGGGAGAGACGTTGCGCCTCGTCTCGGCGGAGATCGAAGGCTTCGCGCAACGCCTAGAGATCGAACATGCAGGGAAAACCTACACGGTGCTGCTGCCGCTTGTCGGCGAGTTTCAGGCGAGCAATGCGCTTGTTGCCGCCGGCCTTGTCATCGCGACGGGCGCGAGCGCGGACGAGGTCCTGCCACGCCTCGAACATTTGCAGGGTGCGACGGGACGATTGGAACTTGCGGGAACGTCCCACTACGGCGCGCCGATCTTCATCGATTATGCCCACACGCCCGATGCGCTCTCCAAAGCGCTCGACAGCTTGCGGCCCTATGCGGACAATCGGCTCTTCGTCGTCTTCGGCTGTGGCGGCGACCGCGATCGCGGCAAGCGCCCCCAGATGGGCGCGGCTGCGGCAGCCAAGTCGGACGTGGTCATCGTGACAGACGACAATCCGCGCAGCGAAGATCCCGCCGCCATTCGCGATGAGATCCTGGTTGCCGTTCCGGGAGGCCGCGAGATTGGCGATCGCGCCACGGCGATCTCCGAGGCGATCCGCATGATCCGCGCTGGCGACGTCTTGCTCGTGGCGGGCAAGGGGCACGAGACCGGCCAGACCGTTGGAACGACCGTCATTCCATTTTCCGATCACGACGCGGTCGCCGCCGCGCTGACCAAGGGGGCACAACTTGGCTGA
- a CDS encoding UDP-N-acetylmuramoylalanyl-D-glutamyl-2,6-diaminopimelate--D-alanyl-D-alanine ligase produces the protein MADPLWTLGEVISATDGRCEGDPAAPITGFSIDSRAIEPGEGFIAIRGPNRDGHDFVAKALETEAGCAIVEETFPADTSIEQGGAGAPSEYDEARLVRVRDTFEALNDLGREGRDRTDHAVVIGVTGSAGKTGTKEALRVALSPSGSVHASAKSFNNHWGVPLTLANMPRGIDYGVFEMGMNHAGEISALTRLVRPHIAIVTTVAPVHLGFFASVEEIADAKAEIFEGLVPGGSAVINRDNPHFERLTAAARSEGAEVVSFGEDERSTVRLMHCDLDPNGSTVTSDILGETITYRVGAPGRHVVQNMLAVLGAVKLAGADLKAAAEALGALQPPVGRGQRFVIATERDPVCIVDESYNANPASMRAALATLGLTPRSEYKRRVVVLGDMLELGKDSPRLHRELAEAVDAAGIDVVFASGADMASLFEAVPKERRGAYAKTSEELAPALLSTVQPGDIVMVKGSLGSRMAPLVDELKRKFEDR, from the coding sequence TTGGCTGATCCACTCTGGACCTTGGGCGAGGTCATCAGCGCCACGGACGGCCGATGCGAGGGGGACCCCGCCGCGCCGATTACCGGATTTTCCATCGACAGTCGCGCCATCGAACCTGGCGAAGGGTTTATCGCGATCCGCGGACCGAACCGCGATGGTCACGACTTCGTCGCGAAAGCCCTGGAGACGGAGGCAGGCTGCGCCATCGTGGAAGAGACGTTTCCGGCGGACACTTCAATCGAGCAGGGCGGCGCCGGTGCGCCCTCCGAGTACGATGAAGCGCGTCTGGTCCGCGTTCGGGACACGTTCGAAGCGCTCAACGATCTCGGCCGGGAGGGCCGCGACCGCACGGACCATGCCGTCGTGATCGGGGTGACCGGCAGCGCGGGCAAGACGGGAACGAAGGAGGCGCTTCGGGTCGCTCTCAGCCCAAGCGGCAGCGTCCACGCCTCGGCAAAGTCCTTCAACAACCATTGGGGCGTGCCGCTCACCCTCGCCAACATGCCGCGCGGCATCGACTACGGCGTATTCGAGATGGGTATGAACCATGCGGGCGAGATTTCCGCGCTCACACGTCTCGTGCGTCCGCATATCGCGATCGTCACGACCGTGGCGCCGGTCCATCTCGGCTTCTTTGCGTCGGTGGAGGAGATCGCCGATGCCAAGGCGGAGATCTTCGAGGGGCTGGTACCGGGCGGCTCCGCCGTTATCAACCGCGATAACCCGCACTTCGAACGCCTGACCGCGGCCGCGCGCAGCGAGGGTGCGGAGGTCGTATCCTTCGGCGAGGATGAGCGGTCGACGGTCCGTCTCATGCACTGCGACCTCGACCCGAACGGCTCGACGGTGACGTCGGATATCCTCGGCGAAACGATCACGTACCGTGTAGGCGCACCGGGACGCCACGTGGTTCAGAACATGCTTGCGGTCCTCGGCGCGGTGAAACTCGCCGGCGCCGATCTCAAGGCGGCTGCAGAAGCGCTGGGTGCGCTCCAACCGCCTGTGGGCCGCGGCCAACGGTTTGTCATCGCGACGGAACGGGACCCGGTCTGCATCGTTGATGAGTCCTATAACGCCAACCCGGCCTCCATGCGCGCGGCTCTCGCGACACTGGGGCTGACGCCCCGCAGCGAATACAAGCGGCGTGTGGTCGTGCTTGGCGATATGCTCGAACTCGGCAAGGACAGCCCAAGACTTCATCGCGAACTCGCGGAAGCCGTTGACGCGGCGGGTATAGATGTTGTCTTTGCGTCCGGCGCGGACATGGCCTCGTTGTTCGAAGCGGTGCCAAAGGAGCGGCGTGGCGCGTACGCAAAAACGTCGGAGGAACTGGCGCCGGCGCTGCTGTCGACTGTGCAGCCCGGCGACATTGTTATGGTCAAGGGCTCGCTGGGTAGCCGCATGGCGCCGCTTGTCGACGAGCTAAAGCGTAAGTTCGAAGACCGTTAA
- the mraY gene encoding phospho-N-acetylmuramoyl-pentapeptide-transferase has protein sequence MFYWLAELAPDVAVLNIFRYITFRTGGAIVTALLFVFFFGPRVIRSLRVRQGKGQPIRTEGPQSHIIQKQGTPTMGGLMILSGLVVSVLLWGNLSNPYVWVVLLLTLVYGAVGFYDDYLKVTKQSVLGFAGRIKIVIEAGAAIIATYVIASVGEPPLSTTLTIPFFKDTVIPLGMWMFVIFGTFIIVGAGNAVNLTDGLDGLAIVPVMIAAATFGFIAYVVGNSLFADYLQIHFVNGTGELAIICGALVGAGLGFLWFNAPPALIFMGDTGSLALGGALGTIAVATKHELVLAIVGGLFVLEAVSVIVQVASFKMFGKRVFRMAPLHHHFEQKGWPESTVVIRFWIISVVLALAGLATLKLR, from the coding sequence ATGTTTTACTGGTTGGCGGAACTTGCGCCCGACGTCGCCGTTCTCAATATCTTCCGCTACATCACCTTCCGCACGGGCGGGGCCATCGTCACCGCCTTGCTGTTCGTGTTCTTCTTCGGGCCCCGCGTCATTCGCTCCTTGCGCGTGCGCCAGGGCAAGGGTCAGCCGATCCGCACCGAAGGCCCGCAGAGCCACATCATCCAGAAGCAAGGCACGCCGACCATGGGCGGCCTGATGATCCTGTCGGGCCTCGTCGTCTCGGTGCTGCTGTGGGGCAACCTGAGCAATCCCTATGTCTGGGTCGTGCTGTTGCTGACTCTGGTCTACGGAGCGGTTGGCTTCTACGACGACTATCTCAAGGTCACGAAGCAGTCCGTGCTGGGTTTTGCGGGACGCATCAAGATCGTCATCGAGGCCGGCGCGGCCATCATCGCGACGTACGTCATCGCCTCTGTCGGGGAACCGCCACTCTCGACGACCCTGACCATTCCCTTTTTCAAGGACACGGTTATTCCGCTTGGCATGTGGATGTTCGTGATATTCGGCACCTTCATCATCGTGGGGGCCGGCAACGCGGTGAATCTCACCGACGGTCTGGACGGTCTCGCGATCGTTCCCGTCATGATCGCCGCCGCGACATTCGGATTCATCGCCTATGTTGTCGGCAACTCGCTCTTCGCCGACTACCTCCAGATTCATTTCGTCAACGGCACCGGTGAGCTGGCCATCATTTGCGGGGCTCTAGTTGGCGCGGGGCTCGGCTTCCTCTGGTTCAACGCGCCGCCCGCGCTCATCTTCATGGGCGATACAGGGTCGCTCGCGCTCGGCGGCGCGCTGGGTACGATCGCGGTGGCGACGAAGCACGAACTCGTGCTGGCTATCGTCGGCGGTCTCTTCGTTCTCGAGGCCGTCTCGGTGATCGTTCAGGTCGCGTCCTTCAAGATGTTCGGCAAGCGCGTGTTCCGTATGGCGCCGCTGCACCATCATTTCGAACAGAAGGGCTGGCCGGAATCGACCGTTGTTATCCGCTTCTGGATCATCTCCGTTGTGCTCGCGCTCGCCGGTCTGGCGACCCTGAAATTGCGGTAG
- the murD gene encoding UDP-N-acetylmuramoyl-L-alanine--D-glutamate ligase — protein MIPVTIFAGRKLAVVGAGLSGLATARSLQEGGADVVIWDDKEAGRAQAAEAGFAVEDLSNADFAAFAALILAPGIPLTHPEPHWSVPKARAAGIEVIGDVELFFRAHQASGIDCKVVAITGTNGKSTTTALTAHLLESAGRDVALGGNIGNAVLDLAPFAPGRVYVLELSSYQIDLTPSLKPDAAALLNITPDHLDRHGSLEGYASVKARIFAQLAPDATAVIGVDDVPCRAIAETLRGPYAVKRISIRGPVQNGVWASDATIMAMEGGKEVARADLAGIGSLRGAHNWQNAATAYALARSQGVEPVALQEGLRSFGGLAHRMEQVGRAGKVLFVNDSKATNADAAGKALGSFDNIYWIVGGVAKEGGLAGLESFYPRIARAYLIGEASDAFAGQLGDAIPHIACGTLDRAVDLAAADASRSQADEPVVLLSPACASFDQYPNFAKRGDAFKELVMQRNGVTSLSG, from the coding sequence ATGATTCCCGTTACGATCTTCGCTGGGCGCAAGCTGGCGGTCGTCGGCGCAGGTCTCAGCGGTCTTGCGACAGCGCGTTCCCTGCAAGAGGGCGGCGCGGACGTTGTCATCTGGGACGACAAGGAGGCGGGCCGCGCCCAGGCCGCCGAGGCTGGGTTTGCCGTCGAGGATCTCTCCAACGCGGACTTTGCCGCGTTCGCGGCGCTCATACTCGCACCCGGCATCCCGCTCACCCACCCCGAACCCCATTGGAGCGTGCCGAAGGCGCGCGCAGCCGGCATCGAGGTCATCGGCGACGTCGAGTTGTTTTTCCGGGCGCATCAGGCGTCCGGCATCGACTGCAAGGTCGTCGCCATCACCGGGACCAACGGCAAGTCCACCACGACGGCGCTGACGGCGCATCTCCTGGAATCGGCGGGCAGAGACGTCGCCCTCGGTGGCAATATCGGCAACGCCGTACTCGATCTCGCGCCGTTCGCGCCGGGCCGCGTCTACGTCCTCGAACTGTCGTCCTACCAGATCGACCTGACGCCCTCGCTGAAGCCCGACGCAGCGGCGCTCCTGAACATCACCCCGGACCATCTCGATCGCCACGGTTCGCTCGAGGGCTATGCGAGCGTGAAGGCGCGGATTTTCGCGCAGCTTGCGCCCGACGCGACGGCAGTAATCGGCGTCGACGACGTGCCCTGCCGGGCCATCGCGGAAACGCTTCGGGGCCCCTATGCCGTCAAGCGCATCTCTATTCGAGGGCCCGTGCAGAACGGAGTTTGGGCGAGCGATGCGACGATCATGGCGATGGAAGGCGGCAAAGAGGTCGCACGTGCTGATCTCGCGGGCATTGGGTCCCTGCGCGGCGCGCACAACTGGCAGAACGCCGCGACCGCCTATGCGCTGGCCCGTAGCCAAGGCGTCGAGCCGGTTGCACTTCAGGAGGGCTTGAGAAGCTTCGGCGGCCTCGCCCACCGCATGGAACAGGTGGGTCGAGCGGGCAAGGTGCTGTTCGTGAACGACTCCAAAGCCACCAATGCGGACGCCGCCGGGAAGGCACTGGGCAGCTTCGACAACATCTATTGGATCGTCGGCGGTGTGGCCAAAGAAGGCGGCCTTGCGGGGCTCGAGTCCTTCTATCCGCGGATCGCGCGGGCCTATCTCATTGGTGAAGCGTCCGACGCCTTCGCGGGCCAGTTGGGGGACGCCATCCCCCATATTGCCTGCGGGACGCTTGACCGCGCCGTGGACCTGGCGGCCGCCGATGCGAGCAGGTCGCAAGCGGATGAGCCTGTTGTGCTATTGTCCCCAGCCTGTGCGTCGTTCGACCAGTATCCCAATTTCGCCAAGCGGGGCGACGCTTTCAAAGAACTCGTGATGCAGCGTAACGGTGTCACAAGCCTTAGCGGGTAG
- the ftsW gene encoding putative lipid II flippase FtsW — MRITRADKSVLSDWWFTVDRLMLVALMLLMGAGVVLSLAASPPIAEKLGLDQFHFVRRHVAMLLPAFAIMFAASTLTPKQIRRASLIIFVIGIALMVGILFVGPEVKGAKRWLHMGPIGIQPSEFVKPAFIVLSAWLFNESQKRKDVPGLELAILIYAVFALLLVLQPDFGQTLLISIVWGGLFFMAGINMIWIVVLIGLGVLGLLSAYFLLPHVASRIDRFLFPATGDTYQSDRSLESFLRGGWFGRGPGEGTVKDVLPDSHTDFIFAVAAEEYGLIACLILLILFAFIVLRGLSKASQESDGFIRHAIAGLVMLFGLQTLINMAVNVGLLPAKGMTLPFISFGGSSMLAMALTMGFTLGLTRKRPRAGRLEYSATAAHDGDPAKARGQTA, encoded by the coding sequence ATGAGGATCACGCGCGCCGACAAAAGCGTCCTTTCCGATTGGTGGTTCACCGTCGATCGGCTGATGCTTGTCGCCCTGATGCTGCTGATGGGTGCGGGCGTGGTGCTGTCGCTGGCCGCCAGCCCGCCCATTGCGGAAAAGCTCGGGCTCGATCAGTTCCATTTCGTGCGGCGTCATGTGGCGATGCTCCTGCCGGCCTTCGCAATCATGTTCGCCGCATCCACCCTGACACCCAAGCAAATCCGGCGCGCGAGCCTCATCATCTTCGTGATCGGCATCGCCTTGATGGTGGGTATCCTGTTTGTCGGGCCCGAGGTGAAAGGCGCCAAGCGCTGGCTGCACATGGGTCCCATCGGCATCCAGCCGTCGGAATTCGTGAAGCCCGCCTTCATCGTGCTCAGCGCCTGGCTCTTCAATGAAAGCCAGAAACGAAAAGACGTCCCTGGGCTGGAACTGGCGATCCTGATTTACGCCGTGTTCGCGCTGCTCCTCGTCCTGCAGCCTGACTTCGGGCAGACGCTCCTCATCAGTATTGTCTGGGGCGGACTGTTCTTCATGGCCGGGATCAACATGATCTGGATCGTGGTCCTGATCGGTCTGGGCGTGCTGGGGCTGCTCTCCGCCTATTTCCTGCTGCCCCATGTGGCCTCCCGTATCGATCGCTTCCTCTTCCCCGCCACCGGCGACACCTACCAATCCGACCGTTCGCTGGAATCCTTCCTGCGTGGCGGGTGGTTCGGGCGCGGGCCGGGCGAGGGGACCGTCAAGGATGTCCTGCCGGACTCCCATACGGACTTCATCTTCGCCGTCGCGGCCGAGGAATACGGCCTGATCGCCTGTCTGATCCTGCTGATCTTGTTCGCTTTCATCGTCCTGCGGGGACTGTCGAAGGCCTCTCAGGAAAGCGATGGGTTCATCCGGCACGCCATTGCGGGGCTGGTGATGCTGTTCGGATTGCAAACCTTGATCAATATGGCCGTGAATGTCGGTCTCCTGCCCGCCAAGGGGATGACGCTGCCCTTCATTTCCTTTGGCGGTTCGTCCATGCTTGCCATGGCGCTCACCATGGGCTTTACGCTGGGGCTGACCCGCAAACGACCGAGGGCGGGACGTTTGGAGTATTCGGCAACCGCCGCGCATGACGGGGATCCTGCGAAGGCCAGGGGGCAGACGGCTTGA